A genomic window from Streptomyces sp. HUAS YS2 includes:
- a CDS encoding MFS transporter, producing the protein MRRIWRQSRSFDPAVRLLFLNQLTINLGFYMLMPYLAAYLADGIGMAAWAVGLVLGVRNLSQQGMFLVGGALADRFGFKPLIVAGCALRTVGFGALAFAQSLPLLIAASAATGLAGALFNPAVRAYVAAEAGERRVEAFALFNTYYQAGILFGPLVGVALTGVSFRLTCTVAALLFALLTVVQLRHLPGRAKTAGQEAAESEASEASEALPSKASVAERGGGRGQLRAVLANRSFWLFSLAMTGSYVLSFQIYLALPLAADGTTATTALFVVSALVTLGFQLRITDWCRRWLTRTRCLVLGLALMGTAFLLPAALPGPAGPLLCAAVLAVANAVLYPYEMDTVVALARNRWVATHYGLYNTVCGIGITLGNLGTGVLLDATGVGSPLPWLVMCAVGAGCAGAVALLSRGGHLAAPPEPKGAAVAATG; encoded by the coding sequence ATGCGCCGTATCTGGCGGCAGAGCCGCAGCTTCGACCCGGCCGTCCGGCTGCTCTTCCTCAACCAGCTGACCATCAACCTCGGCTTCTACATGCTGATGCCGTACCTCGCCGCGTACCTCGCGGACGGGATCGGCATGGCGGCCTGGGCGGTCGGGCTCGTCCTCGGCGTCCGCAACCTCTCCCAGCAGGGCATGTTCCTGGTCGGCGGGGCGCTCGCCGACCGGTTCGGCTTCAAGCCGTTGATCGTCGCGGGCTGCGCGCTGCGCACCGTCGGCTTCGGCGCGCTCGCCTTCGCCCAGTCGCTGCCGCTGCTGATCGCCGCCTCGGCGGCGACCGGGCTCGCGGGCGCGCTGTTCAACCCGGCCGTGCGGGCCTACGTCGCGGCGGAAGCCGGGGAGCGGCGGGTGGAGGCGTTCGCGCTGTTCAACACGTACTACCAGGCGGGCATTCTGTTCGGGCCGCTGGTCGGGGTGGCGCTGACCGGGGTGTCGTTCCGGCTGACCTGCACGGTGGCGGCGCTGCTGTTCGCGCTGCTGACGGTGGTGCAGCTGCGGCACCTGCCGGGCCGGGCGAAGACGGCCGGGCAGGAGGCGGCGGAATCGGAGGCGTCAGAGGCGTCGGAGGCGTTGCCGTCGAAGGCGTCGGTGGCCGAGCGGGGCGGTGGCCGGGGGCAGCTGCGGGCGGTCCTCGCGAACCGTTCCTTCTGGCTGTTCTCGCTGGCGATGACCGGCTCGTACGTGTTGTCGTTCCAGATCTACCTGGCACTGCCGCTGGCGGCGGACGGCACGACGGCGACGACCGCCCTGTTCGTGGTCTCGGCGCTCGTCACCCTCGGCTTCCAGCTGCGGATCACCGACTGGTGCAGGCGGTGGCTCACCCGGACCCGCTGCCTGGTCCTCGGCCTGGCGCTGATGGGCACGGCGTTCCTGCTGCCCGCGGCGCTTCCGGGCCCGGCGGGGCCGCTGCTGTGCGCGGCGGTCCTGGCGGTGGCGAACGCGGTGCTCTACCCGTACGAGATGGACACCGTCGTCGCGCTCGCCCGGAACCGGTGGGTGGCCACGCACTACGGCCTCTACAACACGGTCTGCGGCATCGGGATCACCCTGGGGAACCTGGGCACGGGCGTCCTGCTCGACGCGACCGGGGTCGGCTCGCCGCTGCCGTGGCTGGTGATGTGCGCGGTCGGCGCGGGCTGCGCGGGTGCGGTGGCGTTGCTGTCGCGCGGCGGGCACCTGGCGGCGCCGCCGGAGCCGAAGGGGGCGGCGGTGGCCGCGACCGGCTGA
- a CDS encoding InlB B-repeat-containing protein, producing the protein MRARRSLLVGAGLLALASLAVPPAASDTDPVPEDPAWVLRSRTQRIDPHAYESLCTARTRDGAPGTRTLDLFHDVSVTAVADRVERDARGTVTWAGHEAGRPERTVLLTVTGACEPNARAASTAVDGVVTRGPLTYTLSSAPGRPGRVLVTEEDPRKRPLPVTDEVAAGAPPRHNPPGVPAAEPEPVVIDMVVGYTPRAAERIGGATAMRSRIALADATVDSALADSGVRASVDVVAVYEAPYDGSERASDVYRKLSDPYDRRLGAPAAALRERHAADLAALLVTVPAGTSSGQGSLPSPPTPTSDDAAYSVTDVDSVVDWFNFGHEVGHNLGLWHDRATLARQNVGRDWTRSLTTPYSTGWVTPDGRFHTIMAYGSSCPGPCAAVNQFSNTLRTREGQPLGDADNDNARVAALTAPVVAGYRTPEVPVTRHALTLAAAPTAGGAVAPGAWGPYRPGTEVTVTAVPAPGLVFAGWLLDGRAHPHKEPVIAVTMDAAHALTARFEPRPVRPPAK; encoded by the coding sequence ATGCGCGCGCGCCGCTCGTTGCTCGTGGGGGCGGGGCTGCTGGCCCTCGCGTCGCTCGCCGTGCCCCCGGCGGCGTCCGACACGGACCCGGTGCCCGAGGACCCGGCCTGGGTGCTGCGCAGCCGTACCCAGCGGATCGACCCGCACGCGTACGAGTCGCTGTGCACCGCCCGTACGCGCGACGGCGCGCCCGGCACCCGGACCCTCGACCTGTTCCACGACGTGTCGGTGACGGCGGTCGCGGACCGGGTGGAGCGGGACGCGCGGGGCACGGTGACGTGGGCGGGCCATGAGGCCGGGCGGCCGGAGCGGACGGTGCTCCTGACGGTCACCGGCGCCTGCGAGCCGAACGCCCGGGCGGCGTCCACGGCCGTGGACGGCGTGGTGACCCGGGGACCGCTCACGTACACGCTCTCCTCGGCGCCCGGCCGGCCGGGCCGGGTCCTCGTCACGGAGGAGGACCCGCGCAAGCGGCCGCTGCCGGTCACCGACGAGGTGGCGGCGGGCGCGCCGCCACGCCACAACCCGCCGGGCGTTCCGGCCGCCGAACCCGAGCCGGTCGTCATCGACATGGTGGTCGGGTACACGCCGCGGGCGGCCGAACGGATCGGCGGCGCGACGGCGATGCGGTCCCGGATCGCGCTGGCCGACGCGACCGTCGACAGCGCGCTCGCCGACAGCGGGGTCCGGGCCAGCGTCGACGTGGTGGCGGTGTACGAGGCCCCGTACGACGGCAGCGAGCGCGCGTCCGACGTGTACCGCAAACTCTCCGACCCGTACGACCGGCGGCTCGGCGCGCCCGCCGCCGCACTGCGCGAGCGTCACGCCGCCGACCTCGCCGCGCTGCTGGTCACCGTGCCGGCCGGCACGAGCAGCGGGCAGGGCAGCCTGCCGTCGCCCCCGACGCCCACGTCCGACGACGCGGCGTACTCGGTGACGGACGTCGACAGCGTCGTCGACTGGTTCAACTTCGGCCACGAGGTGGGGCACAACCTGGGCCTCTGGCACGACCGGGCGACCCTCGCCCGGCAGAACGTGGGCCGAGACTGGACGCGATCCCTGACCACGCCGTACAGCACCGGCTGGGTCACGCCGGACGGCCGCTTCCACACGATCATGGCGTACGGCTCCTCCTGCCCGGGGCCGTGCGCGGCGGTCAACCAGTTCTCCAACACCCTGCGCACGCGGGAGGGTCAGCCGCTCGGCGACGCCGACAACGACAACGCGCGGGTCGCCGCCCTGACGGCGCCGGTCGTCGCCGGCTACCGCACCCCCGAAGTCCCGGTGACCCGGCACGCGCTGACGCTCGCCGCCGCGCCGACGGCCGGCGGGGCGGTCGCGCCGGGCGCCTGGGGCCCGTACCGGCCGGGCACCGAGGTGACGGTGACGGCCGTGCCGGCGCCGGGCCTGGTCTTCGCCGGCTGGCTCCTGGACGGCCGGGCGCACCCGCACAAGGAGCCGGTGATCGCGGTGACGATGGACGCGGCGCACGCGCTGACGGCGAGGTTCGAACCGCGGCCGGTTCGGCCGCCGGCGAAGTGA
- a CDS encoding FG-GAP-like repeat-containing protein — translation MTLPEGYGRIELGDGFVVRNTYTYGSLRVFDVRSGSVVERSVDPAAGVSDLDPETGQLAYSVLGGDIRIRELGKPVSGPAPVSTQVTPVVETDATPVAWRGQWWLSKPIAGWTLALRHTATGRVVATRTGGPTDAPFTADWNGRTASGGLLPNGAYTWTLTAQPVAGQGSALTLSGTSRLVGGTAVRRDHAGGGSLPDGNGDLLVRTTSGSLDFWHGTGTGRVSGKTAGAGWGTSVNTAVPFGDVNGDNCNDVMLRMSSGELRTYKPGCGKPLTPAVAYTKAGSGFGGMNLMTSPGDLTGDGRADLVARNGDSLYLYAGKAGGTLASGVRFGSGWSPFTHIAGAGDLDGDRIGDLVARKSDGSLYRYSGAGGGRLKAGVKIKSGWGASYTTVVGVGDLDSDAKRDLVVRDRAGLLFRISGDGNGSFGTAVQIGSGWGSFKGLF, via the coding sequence GTGACGCTTCCGGAGGGCTACGGGAGGATCGAACTCGGTGACGGGTTCGTCGTACGGAACACGTACACGTACGGATCCCTGCGCGTGTTCGACGTGCGGAGCGGTTCGGTCGTCGAGCGGTCGGTCGACCCTGCCGCAGGGGTGTCGGACCTGGATCCGGAGACCGGTCAGCTCGCCTACTCGGTGCTGGGCGGCGACATCAGGATCCGTGAGCTGGGCAAGCCGGTTTCCGGGCCGGCGCCCGTGTCCACACAGGTGACGCCCGTCGTCGAGACGGACGCGACCCCCGTCGCGTGGCGCGGCCAGTGGTGGCTGAGCAAGCCGATCGCGGGCTGGACCCTCGCCCTTCGGCACACGGCCACGGGCCGGGTGGTCGCCACGCGTACGGGCGGCCCGACGGACGCACCGTTCACGGCCGACTGGAACGGCCGCACAGCCTCCGGGGGTCTGCTGCCCAACGGTGCGTACACCTGGACGCTGACCGCGCAGCCGGTGGCCGGCCAGGGCTCCGCCCTGACGTTGTCGGGTACGTCGCGCCTCGTCGGCGGCACCGCGGTACGCCGGGACCACGCCGGGGGCGGCTCCCTGCCCGACGGGAACGGTGACCTGCTCGTTCGTACGACCTCCGGGTCGCTGGACTTCTGGCACGGGACCGGGACCGGGCGGGTGTCCGGGAAGACCGCCGGGGCCGGGTGGGGGACGAGCGTCAACACCGCCGTGCCGTTCGGCGACGTCAACGGCGACAACTGCAACGACGTGATGCTGCGGATGTCCTCCGGCGAGCTGCGGACGTACAAGCCGGGCTGCGGCAAGCCGCTCACGCCGGCCGTCGCGTACACGAAGGCCGGCAGTGGGTTCGGCGGGATGAACCTGATGACGTCGCCCGGGGATCTGACCGGTGACGGGCGGGCCGATCTCGTCGCGCGGAACGGGGACTCGTTGTACCTGTACGCCGGGAAGGCCGGGGGGACCCTGGCCAGTGGGGTGCGGTTCGGGTCCGGGTGGTCGCCGTTCACGCACATCGCCGGGGCCGGGGATCTCGACGGGGACCGGATCGGGGATCTCGTCGCGCGGAAGAGTGACGGGTCGCTGTACCGGTACTCCGGTGCCGGGGGCGGCCGGCTCAAGGCCGGGGTGAAGATCAAGTCCGGGTGGGGTGCCTCGTACACCACCGTCGTCGGCGTCGGGGATCTCGACTCCGACGCGAAGCGCGATCTCGTCGTGCGCGACCGCGCCGGTCTGCTGTTCCGGATCTCCGGGGACGGCAACGGGTCCTTCGGGACGGCCGTGCAGATCGGGTCCGGCTGGGGGTCGTTCAAGGGGCTGTTCTAG
- a CDS encoding PLP-dependent cysteine synthase family protein has product MSKLLSAAERIAEQTVGNTPTLWVDEGPGTGYWAKLEGFNFGGIKDRAALHMVEQARRRGDLRPGAPIVESTSGTLGLGLALAGVLHGHPVHVVTDPGLEPIVERMLVAHGAQVHVVDEPSPQGGWQQARMDRVAELLLALDGAWWPNQYQNPDNQRAYTGLAAELSEQLDRIDVLVCAVGTGGHSAGISRALRATSSPALELVGVDSINSTVFGLPAGERLMRGLGSSIRPGNVDHDAFDEIHWVAPAEAVRAARALAARQFATGGWSVGAVALVAGWLARSRPRGTRIAAVFPDGPQRYFDTVFSDEYCAAHGLLDGPVREEPVAYDATGGAVTGWTRRALDRKGPR; this is encoded by the coding sequence ATGAGCAAGTTGCTGTCCGCCGCCGAGCGGATCGCCGAGCAGACCGTCGGGAACACCCCCACCCTCTGGGTGGACGAGGGCCCCGGCACCGGCTACTGGGCCAAGCTCGAAGGCTTCAACTTCGGCGGCATCAAGGACCGTGCCGCCCTCCACATGGTCGAACAGGCCCGCCGCCGCGGCGATCTGCGGCCCGGCGCCCCGATCGTCGAGTCGACCTCCGGCACCCTCGGCCTGGGCCTCGCTCTCGCCGGCGTGCTGCACGGCCACCCCGTCCATGTCGTCACCGACCCCGGCCTGGAGCCGATCGTCGAACGGATGCTCGTGGCGCACGGCGCCCAGGTCCATGTCGTCGACGAGCCGAGCCCTCAGGGCGGATGGCAGCAGGCCCGGATGGACCGGGTCGCCGAGCTGCTGCTCGCGCTCGACGGGGCGTGGTGGCCGAACCAGTACCAGAACCCCGACAACCAGCGGGCGTACACGGGTCTCGCCGCCGAGCTCTCGGAGCAGCTCGACCGGATCGACGTGCTGGTCTGCGCCGTCGGCACCGGCGGCCACTCGGCCGGCATCTCCCGCGCGCTGCGCGCCACCAGCAGTCCCGCGCTCGAACTCGTCGGTGTGGACTCCATCAACTCCACCGTCTTCGGACTCCCGGCGGGGGAGCGGCTGATGCGTGGCCTCGGCTCGTCCATCCGCCCCGGCAACGTGGACCACGACGCCTTCGACGAGATCCACTGGGTCGCGCCGGCCGAGGCGGTCCGGGCCGCCCGGGCGCTGGCCGCCCGTCAGTTCGCCACCGGCGGCTGGAGCGTCGGCGCGGTCGCGCTGGTCGCGGGCTGGCTGGCCCGCAGCCGGCCGCGCGGCACCCGGATCGCGGCGGTCTTCCCGGACGGGCCGCAGCGCTACTTCGACACCGTCTTCAGCGACGAGTACTGCGCCGCGCACGGGCTGCTCGACGGCCCGGTGCGCGAGGAGCCCGTCGCGTACGACGCGACCGGCGGCGCGGTCACCGGCTGGACGCGGCGCGCCCTGGACCGGAAGGGGCCGCGCTGA
- a CDS encoding rhodanese-like domain-containing protein → MTTTTQVNAASTATTAAAPAAPANAVLRVPPASPAAAAAYFSASLAFHADVSDVASALAADGDPGFVVIDSRSTASWDQGHVPGAVHLPTALIVEQAEKLLDKSVPVVTYCWGPGCNGATRAALALAELGYQVKEMLGGFEYWAREGFAYETWEGPAKHDADPLTAPVDAEDCGC, encoded by the coding sequence ATGACGACAACGACGCAGGTCAACGCCGCTTCCACCGCCACTACCGCCGCCGCCCCTGCCGCCCCCGCGAACGCCGTGCTCCGTGTCCCGCCGGCCTCCCCGGCCGCGGCCGCCGCGTACTTCTCGGCCAGCCTCGCCTTCCACGCCGACGTCTCCGACGTCGCCTCCGCCCTCGCGGCGGACGGCGACCCGGGCTTCGTGGTCATCGACTCGCGCTCGACCGCGTCCTGGGACCAGGGCCACGTCCCCGGCGCCGTCCACCTGCCGACCGCGCTCATCGTGGAGCAGGCGGAGAAGCTGCTCGACAAGTCCGTGCCGGTCGTCACGTACTGCTGGGGCCCCGGTTGCAACGGCGCGACCCGCGCCGCGCTCGCCCTCGCCGAGCTCGGCTACCAGGTCAAGGAGATGCTCGGCGGCTTCGAGTACTGGGCGCGCGAGGGCTTCGCGTACGAGACCTGGGAGGGTCCGGCGAAGCACGACGCCGACCCGCTGACCGCGCCCGTCGACGCCGAGGACTGCGGCTGCTGA
- a CDS encoding sigma-70 family RNA polymerase sigma factor, with protein sequence MNDKDLLAQRFEADRDRLRAVAYRMLGSVSEAEDAVQEAWFKLSRSDASAVENLGGWLTTVVGRVCLDMLRSRTSRREDSLDARVHLPDPVVQAPDQGARTAADPEQQALIADSVGLALLVVLETLGPAERLAFVLHDMFGVSFDEIGPIVGRTPTAARQLASRARRRVRGAAPEPERDAARQRKAVDAFLAAARGGDFEGLLAVLDPDVLLRADGGSLRAVATTLVRGARAVASQALMFSRAEAQGVPVLVNGNAGLLAIEAGSPSALLAFTVSEEGLIVEIDILVDPERLERLDVGALDTGTDKDTGTDTATPED encoded by the coding sequence ATGAACGACAAGGACCTGCTGGCCCAGCGCTTCGAGGCGGACCGCGACCGTCTGCGCGCGGTCGCGTACCGGATGCTCGGCTCGGTGAGCGAGGCCGAGGACGCCGTTCAGGAAGCCTGGTTCAAGCTCAGCCGCTCCGACGCCTCGGCCGTCGAGAACCTCGGCGGCTGGCTGACCACCGTCGTCGGCCGGGTCTGCCTGGACATGCTCCGCTCCCGCACCTCGCGCCGCGAGGACTCCCTGGACGCCCGCGTCCACCTCCCCGACCCGGTGGTCCAGGCACCGGACCAGGGCGCACGGACGGCCGCCGACCCCGAACAGCAGGCGCTGATCGCCGACTCGGTCGGGCTCGCGCTGCTCGTCGTCCTGGAGACGCTCGGCCCGGCGGAGCGCCTCGCGTTCGTGCTGCACGACATGTTCGGGGTGTCCTTCGACGAGATCGGCCCGATCGTCGGCCGCACCCCGACCGCCGCCCGGCAGCTCGCCAGCCGGGCCCGGCGCCGTGTCCGGGGCGCGGCCCCGGAGCCGGAGCGCGACGCGGCCCGGCAGCGGAAGGCCGTCGACGCGTTCCTCGCGGCCGCCCGTGGCGGCGACTTCGAGGGCCTGCTCGCGGTGCTCGACCCGGACGTGCTGCTGCGCGCCGACGGCGGCTCGCTGCGCGCGGTCGCCACCACGCTGGTCCGCGGTGCGCGGGCCGTCGCCTCGCAGGCGCTCATGTTCTCCCGCGCCGAAGCCCAGGGCGTGCCGGTCCTGGTCAACGGCAACGCCGGGCTCCTCGCGATCGAAGCCGGCAGCCCGTCCGCGCTGCTCGCCTTCACTGTCTCCGAGGAGGGCCTCATCGTCGAGATCGACATCCTCGTGGACCCGGAGCGCCTGGAGCGCCTGGACGTCGGCGCCCTGGACACCGGTACCGACAAGGACACCGGCACCGACACCGCGACGCCGGAGGACTGA
- a CDS encoding NADP-dependent oxidoreductase produces the protein MRAVVQDTFGGPEVLRTVETERPAPLGGEVLVRVHAAGVNPVDVAVRSGAYPLLGEPPFGVGWDISGVVEEAGPGARFKAGDEVFGMPFFPRAANGYAEYVAVPSRQVARKPASIGHVEAAALPLAALTAWQGLVDGAGIKEGDRVLVHRAAGGVGHFAVQIAKARGAYVIGLASPGKHDFVRELGADEVIDYTAAPFETLVRDVDVVLDSNAQGTQSLSVLRPGGTLVSIMEHWNQELAAVTEAAGRRFVGVSVEPDYASLEAIARLVDEGLIRPHVSETFALDEAAKAHELVGSGQVRGKVVLTVE, from the coding sequence ATGCGCGCTGTCGTCCAGGACACCTTCGGCGGTCCCGAGGTCCTGCGTACCGTCGAGACCGAGCGGCCCGCGCCGCTCGGGGGCGAGGTGCTCGTGCGGGTGCACGCGGCCGGGGTGAACCCCGTCGACGTGGCCGTGCGGTCCGGCGCCTACCCGCTGCTGGGGGAGCCGCCGTTCGGCGTCGGCTGGGACATCTCCGGCGTCGTCGAGGAGGCCGGCCCGGGGGCGCGGTTCAAGGCCGGGGACGAGGTGTTCGGGATGCCGTTCTTCCCGCGCGCGGCCAACGGCTACGCCGAGTACGTCGCGGTCCCGTCCCGCCAGGTCGCCCGCAAGCCCGCCTCGATCGGGCACGTCGAGGCCGCCGCCCTCCCGCTCGCCGCGCTCACCGCCTGGCAGGGGCTCGTCGACGGGGCCGGGATCAAGGAGGGCGACCGGGTGCTCGTGCACCGGGCCGCCGGCGGCGTCGGACACTTCGCCGTGCAGATCGCGAAGGCGCGCGGCGCGTACGTGATCGGCCTCGCGAGCCCCGGCAAGCACGACTTCGTCCGCGAGCTGGGCGCCGACGAGGTGATCGACTACACCGCGGCGCCGTTCGAGACCCTCGTCCGGGACGTCGACGTCGTCCTCGACTCCAACGCGCAGGGCACCCAGTCCCTCTCCGTGCTCCGCCCCGGTGGCACGCTCGTCAGCATCATGGAGCACTGGAACCAGGAGCTCGCCGCCGTGACCGAGGCCGCAGGGCGGCGCTTCGTCGGCGTCTCCGTCGAGCCGGACTACGCCTCCCTGGAGGCCATCGCCCGTCTCGTCGACGAGGGGCTGATCCGGCCGCACGTCTCCGAGACCTTCGCGCTCGACGAGGCCGCCAAGGCGCACGAGCTGGTCGGTTCGGGGCAGGTGCGGGGCAAGGTCGTGCTCACCGTCGAGTGA
- a CDS encoding AraC family transcriptional regulator, translating into MDILTEALGSMRTGLPTSVRTDGRAPWGLRLPPVAGAGFHVVLYGTCWLIPLDDAPPHLRPIALSPGDVVFLRDGRGHILADDPGTPAEVERPDQYKQVGPIGTVSVGGDGARTTLLCGNYHLDQGRPHPLVRQLPEIIHLPTRHGRHPELSAAVQLLGAELENPRIGSSGIVPTLIDSLLLYILRAWLESQPPAAAAGWAAALGDSAVAPALAAIHADPSVAWTVDALADRAGLSRAAFARRFTALVGEPPMAYLTRWRMTTAARLLRESEDPLTVVAARTGYGSEYAFAKAFKREYGQAPGGYRRQARTAA; encoded by the coding sequence TTGGACATCCTGACGGAGGCGCTGGGGTCGATGCGGACCGGGCTGCCCACATCCGTACGCACCGACGGTCGGGCGCCCTGGGGGCTGCGGCTCCCGCCGGTCGCCGGCGCGGGGTTCCACGTCGTCCTGTACGGGACGTGCTGGCTCATCCCGCTGGACGACGCCCCGCCGCACCTGCGGCCGATCGCGCTGAGCCCGGGGGACGTGGTCTTCCTCCGGGACGGCCGGGGGCACATCCTCGCCGACGACCCCGGCACCCCGGCGGAGGTCGAACGGCCCGACCAGTACAAGCAGGTCGGCCCGATCGGGACGGTCAGCGTCGGCGGCGACGGCGCCCGCACCACCTTGCTGTGCGGCAACTACCACCTGGACCAGGGCCGTCCGCATCCGCTGGTGCGTCAGCTGCCCGAGATCATCCATCTGCCCACCCGGCACGGCCGGCACCCCGAGCTGAGCGCCGCGGTCCAACTCCTCGGCGCGGAGCTGGAGAACCCGCGGATCGGGTCGAGCGGCATCGTCCCGACGCTGATCGACTCGCTGCTCCTCTACATCCTGCGCGCCTGGCTCGAGTCCCAGCCTCCGGCCGCCGCCGCGGGCTGGGCCGCCGCGCTCGGCGACTCCGCGGTGGCTCCGGCGCTGGCCGCGATCCACGCGGACCCGTCGGTCGCCTGGACGGTCGACGCGCTGGCGGACCGGGCCGGGCTGTCCCGCGCGGCCTTCGCCCGCCGGTTCACCGCGCTCGTCGGGGAGCCGCCCATGGCGTACCTGACGCGCTGGCGCATGACCACGGCGGCCCGGCTGCTGCGCGAGTCCGAGGACCCGCTGACCGTCGTCGCGGCGCGGACCGGGTACGGCTCCGAGTACGCGTTCGCCAAGGCGTTCAAGCGGGAGTACGGGCAGGCACCGGGCGGGTACCGGCGCCAGGCCCGGACCGCGGCCTGA
- a CDS encoding DEAD/DEAH box helicase, with product MSIFSSDHAVMPENDEIVEAVEASETVATEADDIAAESDETTEVESSEPTITFADLGLPEGVVRKLAQNGVTTPFPIQAATIPDALAGKDILGRGRTGSGKTLSFGLPTLAQLAGGHTEKKKPRAVILTPTRELAMQVADALQPYGDVLGLKIKVVCGGTSMGNQIYALERGVDILVATPGRLRDIINRGACSLENVQVAVLDEADQMSDLGFLPEVTELLDQVPAGGQRMLFSATMENEISTLVKRYLVDPVSHEVDSAQGNVSTMSHHVLVVKPKDKAPVTAAIAARKGRTIIFVRTQLGADRIAEQLVEAGVKADALHGGMTQGARTRVLADFKDGYVNALVATDVAARGIHVDGIDLVLNVDPAGDHKDYLHRSGRTARAGRSGVVVSLALPHQRRQIFRLMEDAGVDASRHIVGGAGAFDPEVAEITGARSLTEVQADSANNAAKQAERELADLTKQLERLQRRATELREEADRLVARAARERGDDPETAVAEVAEAAEAELAKAVEEQAKAAAAEKERQSYERRDDRGNFERRDNDRGGFRRDDRRDDRGGDRGGFRRDNDRRDDRGGDRGGFRRDNDRGGFDRRDNDRGGDRGGFRRDNDRPSGGFRRDNDRRDDRGGDRGGFRRDDRPSGGFRRDNERGGFDRRDDRGGDRGGFRRDDRPSGGFRRDNDRPSGGFRRDNDRRDDRGGFRRDDRPSGGHRGSDRPFNRDRRDDRPFGRRDDHRGGAGSGSSFGRRDDKPRWKRNG from the coding sequence ATGTCCATTTTCAGTTCTGACCACGCCGTCATGCCCGAGAACGACGAGATCGTCGAGGCCGTAGAGGCTTCCGAGACCGTCGCCACCGAGGCCGACGACATCGCTGCCGAGTCCGACGAGACCACCGAGGTCGAGTCCTCGGAGCCCACCATCACGTTCGCCGACCTCGGTCTGCCCGAGGGCGTCGTGCGCAAGCTCGCGCAGAACGGCGTGACCACCCCCTTCCCGATCCAGGCCGCGACCATCCCGGACGCCCTGGCCGGCAAGGACATCCTGGGCCGCGGTCGCACCGGCTCCGGCAAGACCCTCTCCTTCGGTCTGCCGACCCTGGCGCAGCTGGCCGGCGGCCACACCGAGAAGAAGAAGCCCCGCGCGGTCATCCTCACCCCGACCCGTGAGCTCGCGATGCAGGTCGCGGACGCCCTCCAGCCGTACGGCGACGTGCTCGGCCTGAAGATCAAGGTCGTCTGCGGCGGTACGTCCATGGGCAACCAGATCTACGCCCTGGAGCGCGGCGTCGACATCCTCGTCGCCACCCCGGGCCGACTGCGCGACATCATCAACCGTGGCGCTTGCTCCCTGGAGAACGTCCAGGTCGCCGTCCTCGACGAGGCCGACCAGATGTCCGACCTGGGCTTCCTGCCCGAGGTCACCGAGCTGCTCGACCAGGTTCCGGCCGGGGGCCAGCGCATGCTGTTCTCGGCCACGATGGAGAACGAGATCTCCACCCTGGTCAAGCGCTACCTGGTCGACCCGGTCAGCCACGAGGTCGACAGCGCCCAGGGCAACGTCTCGACCATGAGCCACCACGTCCTCGTCGTGAAGCCGAAGGACAAGGCCCCGGTCACCGCCGCCATCGCCGCCCGCAAGGGCCGCACGATCATCTTCGTCCGCACCCAGCTGGGCGCCGACCGCATCGCCGAGCAGCTCGTCGAGGCGGGCGTGAAGGCGGACGCGCTGCACGGCGGCATGACGCAGGGTGCCCGTACCCGCGTGCTCGCCGACTTCAAGGACGGCTACGTCAACGCGCTGGTCGCCACCGACGTCGCCGCCCGCGGCATCCACGTCGACGGCATCGACCTGGTCCTGAACGTGGACCCGGCCGGCGACCACAAGGACTACCTGCACCGCTCGGGCCGTACGGCGCGTGCCGGCCGCTCGGGTGTCGTGGTCTCCCTGGCGCTGCCGCACCAGCGCCGTCAGATCTTCCGCCTGATGGAGGACGCGGGCGTGGACGCCTCGCGTCACATCGTGGGCGGGGCGGGCGCGTTCGACCCGGAGGTCGCCGAGATCACCGGTGCGCGTTCGCTGACGGAGGTCCAGGCCGACTCCGCGAACAACGCCGCCAAGCAGGCCGAGCGCGAGCTCGCCGACCTGACCAAGCAGCTGGAGCGCCTGCAGCGCCGGGCCACGGAGCTGCGCGAGGAGGCCGACCGTCTGGTCGCCCGCGCCGCCCGTGAGCGCGGCGACGACCCGGAGACGGCCGTCGCCGAGGTCGCGGAGGCCGCGGAGGCCGAGCTGGCGAAGGCCGTGGAGGAGCAGGCGAAGGCCGCTGCCGCGGAGAAGGAGCGCCAGTCGTACGAGCGCCGCGACGACCGGGGCAACTTCGAGCGCCGCGACAACGACCGCGGTGGCTTCCGCCGGGACGACCGTCGTGACGACCGCGGTGGCGACCGTGGCGGCTTCCGCCGCGACAACGACCGTCGTGACGACCGGGGCGGCGACCGTGGCGGCTTCCGCCGTGACAACGACCGCGGTGGCTTCGACCGCCGGGACAACGACCGCGGCGGCGACCGCGGTGGCTTCCGCCGTGACAACGACCGTCCGTCCGGCGGCTTCCGCCGGGACAACGACCGTCGTGACGACCGCGGTGGCGACCGTGGCGGCTTCCGCCGCGACGACCGTCCCTCGGGCGGCTTCCGCCGGGACAACGAGCGCGGTGGCTTCGACCGTCGTGACGACCGCGGTGGCGACCGTGGCGGCTTCCGCCGCGACGACCGTCCCTCGGGCGGCTTCCGCCGCGACAACGACCGTCCGTCCGGCGGCTTCCGCCGGGACAACGACCGTCGTGACGACCGTGGCGGCTTCCGTCGCGACGACCGCCCGTCCGGCGGCCACCGCGGCAGCGATCGTCCGTTCAACCGCGACCGCCGCGATGACCGTCCCTTCGGCCGCCGCGACGACCACCGAGGCGGCGCCGGCTCCGGCTCCTCCTTCGGCCGCCGCGACGACAAGCCCCGCTGGAAGCGCAACGGCTGA